One part of the Mytilus trossulus isolate FHL-02 chromosome 11, PNRI_Mtr1.1.1.hap1, whole genome shotgun sequence genome encodes these proteins:
- the LOC134691329 gene encoding uncharacterized protein LOC134691329 — MTRIRKHGFKSKRYLKVSESQHARWTKTSTYSNDHNYFSIPNISNATREEEVSCEGKQTRSSEDWREGRRIVELDVLATGLRACLKCGLPLQLGHTIDIQTYGLGCLLKVQCFNTICMHVNSVPTGKRHDRVWDVNSKLATALVHSGLGERQANSFLSELNIPAFSYKLVSARLKEVGNVVEEVAKESTNEALEKELAAVEQKKGSLVVAVDAGWQKRGSGRAYDSKSGHCSMIGPETGKIINYSVRSKECRVCSRAESRNESPREHACYRNWEGSSKGMEADMVIEMVKDVQSKGCTVAALVGDEDSTTIGRVRANISNSIEKISDRNHLKKILGNSLYSLKKNHPVLTVRIIKYLQSCFNYIIAQGEGNPEQIAKDLNALSKHPFGDHQCCSSRWCKFLSNPKSVFKSFPQGKPLSGSGLQKSLESVFEGYAKNSLKLSTVGSTQANESFNRMVSAKAPKHVHYSSSGNLNYRVAASVAQKNTGHRYLVNVNKKLGLSPGYHTQRLARLRDYQRSKQRALATTRAFKRKRLEKKAKMHQKLASAEVREGVSYQTGCSLDAAISDDIQSIPAPVITPEYLPLEPKTLNDSCMTYFDVETTGLGRDSHIIQLSAVNSQNTKFNRYIKPARPILPQASEVTGLKFQNGKMYHEDREVQSIGISNALKAFILFLKEIHNTVLVGHNSKIFDVPILINALEKNGLLNNFMSSVKGFIDTLPLFKECIPNQPSYSQPKIYNALFGELYSAHDSMEDVVALRRLFEKISPSLVLKSKFSGTNESVMQLYQHRNCTKGLLTTLRPLTNSKTITNCMATKIASSGLGLNHLKLAHKRDRQQGIENLFTELCGHPSKARVTKSKKIIQATSIYLNDLEE, encoded by the exons ATGACAAGAATACGTAAGCATGGCTTCAAATCTAAAAGATATCTGAAGGTGTCGGAGAGTCAACATGCCCGATGGACCAAAACATCGACTTACTCTAATGATCACAACTATTTTTCCA TTCCAAACATCTCAAATGCAACAAGGGAGGAAGAGGTTTCTTGTGAAGGAAAACAGACTAGGTCATCTGAAGACTGGAGAGAAGGGAGAAGAATTGTTGAGCTAGATGTCCTTGCCACTGGTCTAAGAGCATGTCTTAAATGTGGTTTGCCCCTACAGCTTGGACATACTATTGACATACAGACATATGGTCTTGGATGTCTACTGAAA gtaCAGTGTTTTAATACCATTTGTATGCATGTAAACAGTGTTCCTACTGGAAAGCGTCATGACAGAGTATGGGATGTCAACAGTAAACTTGCAACAG ccCTTGTTCACTCTGGACTTGGAGAAAGACAAGCTAATAGTTTCCTATCAGAGCTAAATATTCCAGCATTTAGTTATAAACTGGTTAGTGCAAGACTGAAAGAAGTAGGGAATGTTGTTGAAGAGGTAGCCAAGGAATCAACAAATGAAGCACTGGAGAAAGAATTGGCAGCTGTAGAACA AAAGAAGGGTTCACTTGTGGTTGCTGTAGATGCAGGATGGCAGAAAAGAGGAAGTGGTAGAGCATATGACAGCAAATCAG GTCATTGTTCCATGATTGGTCCAGAGACGGGAAAAATTATAAACTACTCCGTAAGATCAAAAGAGTGCAGAGTTTGCAGTAGAGCAGAATCCAGAAATGAAAGTCCAAGAGAGCATGCATGCTACCGTAACTGGGAAGGTAGTTCAAAGGGGATGGAGGCTGATATGGTGATAGAAATGGTGAAAGATGTACAGAGTAAAGGCTGTACAGTAGCTGCATTAGTTGGAGATGAGGATTCAACAACAATAGGACGAGTACGGGCAAACATCAGTAATAGCATTGAAAAGATATCTGATAGAAATCACTTAAAGAAGATTCTTGGAAACAGTCTTTACTCTCTCAAGAAAAATCATCCTGTTTTAACAGTTagaataatcaaatatttacaaagttGCTTTAACTATATAATAGCCCAAGGTGAAGGTAATCCAGAACAAATAGCAAAAGATCTCAATGCACTTTCGAAACATCCTTTTGGCGATCATCAATGCTGCTCAAGTCGATGGTGTAAATTTCTCAGCAATCCAAAGTctgtttttaaatcatttccTCAAGGAAAACCTCTGTCGGGTTCAGGTCTACAAAAGTCTCTGGAAAGTGTTTTTGAAGGATATGCTAAGAACAGCCTTAAATTGTCAACTGTCGGTAGTACTCAAGCTAATGAGAGTTTCAACAGAATGGTTTCTGCTAAAGCACCAAAGCATGTTCATTACAGTTCTTCTGGAAATTTGAATTACAGAGTTGCAGCAAGTGTTGCCCAGAAGAACACAGGTCACAGATACCTAGTTAAT gtTAATAAGAAGTTGGGGCTTTCACCAGGTTACCATACTCAGCGCCTTGCCAGATTAAGAGATTATCAGCGATCAAAGCAGAGGGCATTGGCAACTACAAGagcatttaaaagaaaacgaCTGGAAAAGAAAGCTAAGAT GCACCAAAAGCTTGCATCTGCAGAAGTCAGAGAAGGTGTCTCCTATCAAACAGGATGTTCTCTTGATGCAGCAATATCGGATGATATTCAGTCTATTCCTGCACCAGTTATTACTCCAGAATATCTTCCTTTGGAACCAAAGACCTTGAATGACAGTTGCATGACATACTTTGATGTTGAAACAACAGGACTTG gcAGAGATTCTCACATAATACAGTTGTCTGCTGTCAACAGccaaaacacaaaattcaatAGATACATAAAACCAGCTAGACCTATATTACCACAAGCCTCAGAAGTGACTGGTTTGAAGTTTCAGAATGGGAAAATGTACCATGAGGATAGAGAAGTTCAGAGTATTGGAATTTCTAATGCCTTAAAAGCTTTTATTCTCTTTCTGAAAGAAATTCACAACACTGTACTTGTTGGGCATAACTCCAAAATTTTTGATGTTCCAATATTAATTAATGCACTTGAAAAAAATGGTCTACTTAATAACTTTATGTCATCAGTGAAAGGATTTATTGACACACTTCCTCTTTTCAAAGAGTGTATACCAAATCAACCATCATATTCACAGCCAAAAATTTATAACGCTTTATTTGGTGAACTGTATAGTGCTCATGATTCCATGGAAGATGTTGTGGCTCTACGTCGCTTATTTGAGAAAATATCACCTAGTCTTGTATTGAAATCCAAATTCTCTGGCACTAATGAATCTGTAATGCAGTTGTATCAACACAGAAACTGTACAAAAGGTTTGCTTACAACACTGAGACCTCTAACAAATAGCAAAACTATAACGAACTGTATGGCTACGAAAATTGCTAGCAGTGGATTAGGTCTAAACCATCTTAAACTGGCACATAAAAGAGACAGACAACAAGGAATAGAGAATCTATTTACAGAATTATGTGGACATCCATCAAAAGCTCGTGTTACAaagtcaaaaaaaataattcaggcAACATCAATCTATCTGAATGACTTGGAGGAATGA